In Leptospira perdikensis, a single genomic region encodes these proteins:
- a CDS encoding STAS domain-containing protein encodes MSDKILVEEKGNTIRVRFMDQILDGNAPELREILAEILEKNVQEIYLDLEKVVIVSSLGISRLLSFKNKADEKKMTVKIVNIQEKLKETLKKLMLDQFFGL; translated from the coding sequence ATGAGTGATAAGATACTAGTCGAAGAAAAAGGAAACACGATCCGCGTTCGCTTTATGGATCAAATTCTGGACGGAAATGCGCCAGAACTCCGCGAAATTTTGGCAGAAATTTTAGAAAAGAACGTTCAAGAAATCTATTTGGATTTGGAAAAAGTGGTCATTGTGAGTTCCCTTGGAATTTCTCGCCTTCTTTCTTTCAAAAACAAAGCGGATGAAAAGAAAATGACAGTGAAGATTGTCAACATCCAAGAAAAACTAAAAGAAACTTTGAAGAAGTTGATGTTGGATCAGTTTTTCGGCCTTTAA
- a CDS encoding Crp/Fnr family transcriptional regulator has translation MSFFQMVTFPANSYIIVEGKKDANNFYIIREGKVRVTRETAVVGEDPNQVLGPGDFFGVVAAMSQHPQIESATSLTNVSLISVSYDQFGTLIQKSTAVAMNIIRFFSMKLRQFDTTITRLSFRNAVEEDPNELFKIGEYYFQQQNTSHATFAYQSYLKHLPNGQFVPQAKLRLQTINQPFQSAPIDYNKFNRNYKDSEMIFCEHEPGKELFILQSGKVKISKIVNQNEVMLAVLQAGDIFGEMAILDNKPRSASAVAAGDVELLAINKANFEGMVKAQPQLATRLITLLSERIWIAYKQLANLLLKDPQGRIVDTLMTLAEKNRIKVAPKQAYNFEIGTKDLLKMVGLTDPKDELIISDIMKNNKFIRMDLGKIVCSDMAELEKLVQFYHKKANMENKLKKLK, from the coding sequence ATGTCGTTTTTTCAAATGGTTACTTTCCCAGCGAACTCCTACATCATTGTAGAGGGGAAAAAGGATGCGAACAATTTCTATATCATCCGTGAGGGTAAAGTACGTGTCACTCGTGAGACTGCTGTAGTCGGAGAAGATCCCAATCAAGTTTTAGGACCTGGTGACTTTTTTGGTGTTGTTGCCGCCATGAGCCAACATCCACAGATTGAATCAGCGACCTCCCTCACCAACGTTTCCTTAATTTCCGTCAGTTATGACCAGTTTGGAACCTTAATTCAAAAGTCTACTGCCGTTGCGATGAATATCATTCGTTTCTTCTCTATGAAGTTACGCCAATTTGATACAACAATCACAAGGTTGTCCTTTAGAAATGCTGTTGAAGAAGATCCAAACGAACTCTTTAAAATTGGTGAATACTACTTCCAACAACAAAATACATCGCATGCTACCTTTGCTTATCAAAGTTATCTAAAACATCTGCCCAATGGACAGTTTGTCCCTCAGGCTAAATTGCGTTTACAAACCATAAACCAACCATTCCAATCAGCTCCGATCGATTACAATAAATTCAATCGAAACTATAAAGATAGTGAGATGATCTTTTGTGAACACGAACCAGGTAAGGAATTATTCATTCTACAAAGTGGAAAGGTAAAAATTTCCAAAATTGTAAACCAAAACGAAGTGATGCTCGCCGTTCTCCAAGCGGGAGATATCTTCGGCGAGATGGCCATCCTTGACAACAAACCTCGTTCTGCCTCGGCAGTGGCAGCGGGTGATGTGGAACTTCTCGCCATTAACAAAGCCAACTTCGAGGGGATGGTGAAAGCCCAACCTCAATTGGCAACTAGGCTGATTACGCTTTTGTCTGAAAGGATTTGGATTGCTTACAAACAGTTAGCAAACTTACTCCTAAAAGACCCACAAGGCCGTATCGTTGATACTCTTATGACTTTGGCAGAAAAAAACAGAATCAAAGTGGCTCCCAAACAAGCTTACAATTTTGAAATTGGAACCAAAGATCTTCTTAAGATGGTCGGCCTCACCGATCCAAAAGACGAACTCATCATTTCTGATATCATGAAGAACAATAAATTTATTCGTATGGACCTTGGAAAAATTGTTTGTTCGGACATGGCTGAGCTAGAAAAACTCGTCCAATTCTATCATAAAAAGGCTAACATGGAGAATAAGCTCAAGAAGCTGAAATAA
- a CDS encoding tetratricopeptide repeat protein, with amino-acid sequence MRQNSTVWQLWKRILFVLGFLISMGILPLVADRSVSQVFVSERNKQGDLLYQKAKEFLEDRNHWQSVESCKSFLILYPGHSKTREVRKTLSSNYRMTGDILALAENELKIYKEYPNTEEGLESYLISGKAYVRMGREDKAHQIFQDIIKNTYSSKIAQEAELELTQMEILGESKNK; translated from the coding sequence ATGAGACAGAATTCTACAGTTTGGCAATTATGGAAACGGATCCTTTTCGTCCTCGGATTCCTTATCTCTATGGGAATTCTACCCCTTGTCGCCGATCGTTCCGTAAGCCAAGTTTTTGTCAGTGAACGAAACAAACAGGGAGATCTCCTCTACCAAAAGGCGAAAGAATTTTTAGAAGACAGAAACCACTGGCAATCAGTAGAATCTTGTAAAAGTTTTTTAATCCTCTATCCAGGCCATTCTAAAACACGGGAAGTGAGAAAGACCTTGAGTTCCAACTACCGAATGACGGGAGATATTTTGGCTCTGGCCGAAAATGAACTCAAAATATATAAAGAATATCCTAATACAGAAGAAGGTCTCGAATCCTACTTAATTTCAGGCAAAGCCTATGTCCGAATGGGCCGGGAAGACAAAGCCCATCAGATTTTTCAGGACATTATCAAAAATACGTATTCTAGTAAAATTGCACAAGAAGCGGAATTAGAACTGACTCAGATGGAAATTTTAGGAGAGAGTAAAAATAAGTAA
- a CDS encoding vWA domain-containing protein has protein sequence MKILGRRFPKFCGILCCSLFLLSYFPLSTQSQPNKRYVFILDASGSMSEKWDGKTRMVVAKEKLLQLLGGLPKDVSVGLVAYGNRIAGCSSARLYHPIQRGGASVVSQKISSIVPAGSTPIAQTLNVVGEYLLNEIQETEIIFISDGVESCDGDPKAVLYQLKQSGKKFRLQVLGIDIDPKGEEDLKRLSILGDGNYFPLKRPEDYDSSFKRIFLAQEPESVILSNSESKPLQTQDTNLPTQNQIRILNILPYEDGSESGYILNYEYSGKTNTSYMIQLYLYPAEEKLRSFPIPPLRERRMGDLTKHQIELKLGPEGKGRFVFPLPKGKRMKASAELWDLTGIPKILALSEEKPVHENLGSDRN, from the coding sequence ATGAAAATCCTAGGTCGGCGATTTCCCAAATTCTGCGGAATCCTATGTTGTAGTTTGTTTTTACTTTCCTATTTCCCCCTTTCCACTCAATCACAACCTAACAAAAGATATGTGTTTATACTTGATGCCAGTGGTTCCATGTCAGAAAAATGGGATGGCAAAACACGGATGGTCGTGGCCAAAGAAAAACTTTTACAATTACTTGGTGGTTTACCAAAGGATGTAAGTGTGGGTCTTGTGGCTTACGGAAACCGAATCGCTGGTTGTTCCTCTGCCCGATTGTATCATCCGATCCAACGAGGTGGCGCCTCAGTTGTGAGTCAAAAAATATCCTCCATTGTTCCTGCAGGATCCACACCCATCGCACAAACTTTGAATGTTGTGGGTGAGTATCTATTAAATGAAATCCAAGAAACAGAAATTATTTTTATCTCCGATGGAGTGGAAAGTTGCGATGGCGATCCGAAAGCTGTTCTTTATCAATTGAAACAATCGGGAAAAAAATTTAGATTACAAGTTCTTGGAATTGATATTGATCCTAAAGGAGAAGAAGATCTCAAACGACTTTCGATCCTTGGGGATGGAAATTATTTTCCTTTGAAACGTCCAGAAGACTATGATTCTTCTTTCAAACGAATCTTTTTGGCACAAGAACCAGAATCTGTGATTCTCTCCAATTCAGAATCAAAACCTTTACAAACACAAGATACAAACCTCCCCACACAAAACCAAATCAGAATTCTAAATATCCTTCCTTATGAAGATGGTTCGGAATCAGGCTACATTCTAAACTATGAATACTCGGGAAAAACCAATACTTCCTATATGATCCAATTGTATCTTTATCCAGCAGAGGAAAAGTTACGCAGTTTCCCCATTCCTCCTCTCAGGGAACGGAGGATGGGGGATCTTACCAAACACCAAATTGAACTGAAGTTGGGCCCGGAAGGGAAAGGGAGATTTGTTTTTCCACTCCCCAAAGGAAAACGAATGAAAGCTTCCGCAGAATTATGGGATCTGACAGGAATTCCCAAAATTCTTGCTCTCTCCGAAGAAAAACCCGTTCACGAGAATCTCGGTTCCGACCGAAACTGA
- a CDS encoding NUDIX hydrolase — MMLSYQSFVKKLSRDFEEIPDTKEIKSGVIFPLFGSKEFAEGIILTERSKHLKSHPGQISFPGGVKEEEDPNLLVTALREWEEEMGVHRSSLNVLGKLEGLHTRTGFHITPFLAIYEGDFTFQHNTDEVDRVILLPFSDLWTKPFYAIQIPGRDHFAYYFDLGDGLLWGATCEMILRFLRAYSPFDRTPLLVKPNLTKPPFLDPKSL; from the coding sequence TTGATGTTATCCTACCAGTCCTTTGTAAAAAAACTTTCAAGGGACTTTGAAGAAATTCCAGATACTAAGGAAATTAAGTCAGGGGTAATTTTTCCGCTCTTTGGTTCCAAAGAATTTGCGGAAGGAATCATCCTTACCGAACGTTCCAAACATCTTAAATCCCACCCGGGCCAAATCTCCTTTCCTGGTGGTGTCAAAGAAGAAGAAGATCCCAATCTTCTTGTCACTGCCCTTCGGGAATGGGAAGAAGAAATGGGGGTCCATCGTTCCAGCCTCAATGTTTTAGGAAAACTAGAGGGGCTTCATACCAGAACTGGTTTCCATATTACTCCGTTTTTAGCCATTTATGAAGGTGATTTTACCTTCCAACATAACACAGATGAAGTGGATCGGGTCATCCTTCTGCCCTTTTCTGATCTTTGGACAAAACCTTTTTACGCCATTCAAATCCCTGGCCGCGATCATTTTGCCTATTACTTTGATCTTGGTGATGGCCTTCTTTGGGGTGCCACTTGTGAGATGATCTTACGTTTCCTAAGAGCCTATTCTCCTTTTGATCGAACTCCTCTTCTTGTGAAACCAAACCTAACCAAACCTCCCTTTTTAGATCCCAAATCCCTCTAA
- a CDS encoding ribonuclease D, with protein MQINSNYILVDTAKALDLALINLRQSKIMSIDTESSGYYTYYPKVCLIQINSNGKNYLIDPLKITNLSALGPLFEDENILKIFHSAQDDIKALKRDFGFKFVNTADTMISSRLLSLEQSSLSHVVEHYHKVTLSKVEQKSNWEIRPLQKQQLKYAALDTAYLESIWLKMEEELKRRTLYDEAKSEFEFIASEEYVAKEGEGFSLGKFPDILNFTPLERRKILELLRYRDEKAKRINKASFRVFNNDRLSQAVKGHPNEEKCVEWFGKKDGTEIFKLLTAEYSDPIDTSELSKRHGEDLNEDENHKFENAKKWRLRIMRARRMEHSLLPSNKQLISILRAAPKDLEELKALHVFSDWKVQNYGPSLLAAIQGLSFDSMINRLVAIRSKEAFVAKRKRKQNQNSKDEG; from the coding sequence ATGCAAATCAATTCCAACTATATTCTCGTTGATACGGCAAAAGCTTTGGATTTGGCTCTGATCAATCTCAGACAGTCCAAAATCATGTCCATCGACACCGAGTCCTCCGGTTATTACACGTACTATCCCAAAGTTTGTCTCATTCAGATCAATTCCAATGGCAAAAATTACCTGATTGACCCTTTAAAAATCACAAATTTGTCAGCTTTGGGTCCTTTGTTCGAAGATGAGAACATTCTCAAAATCTTCCACTCGGCACAAGACGACATCAAGGCCTTAAAAAGAGACTTTGGGTTTAAATTTGTGAACACGGCAGATACAATGATCAGTTCTCGTTTGTTATCATTAGAACAAAGTTCGTTATCACATGTTGTCGAACATTACCATAAAGTTACACTTTCTAAAGTAGAACAGAAGTCTAACTGGGAAATTCGTCCTCTCCAAAAACAACAACTTAAATATGCAGCACTAGACACTGCTTATTTAGAATCTATTTGGTTGAAAATGGAAGAAGAACTCAAACGTAGAACTCTCTACGATGAGGCAAAATCTGAATTTGAATTCATTGCATCCGAAGAGTATGTGGCCAAAGAAGGCGAAGGATTTTCTCTTGGAAAATTTCCTGACATTCTCAATTTCACTCCACTAGAAAGAAGAAAGATTTTAGAACTGCTTCGTTACCGTGACGAAAAAGCAAAACGAATCAACAAAGCAAGTTTTCGCGTTTTTAATAATGATAGATTGTCACAAGCAGTCAAAGGTCATCCGAACGAAGAAAAATGTGTGGAATGGTTTGGGAAAAAAGACGGAACCGAAATCTTCAAACTTTTAACAGCCGAATACAGTGATCCTATCGACACATCAGAACTTTCTAAACGTCATGGCGAAGACTTAAATGAAGACGAAAATCATAAATTCGAAAACGCTAAAAAATGGCGACTCCGTATTATGCGCGCTAGACGAATGGAACATTCACTTCTTCCTTCAAACAAACAGCTGATTAGCATTTTACGAGCAGCACCAAAAGATTTGGAAGAATTAAAAGCTCTACACGTATTTTCTGATTGGAAAGTACAAAACTATGGCCCTAGTTTACTTGCAGCCATTCAAGGGTTATCTTTTGATTCAATGATCAACCGTTTGGTGGCAATAAGATCCAAAGAAGCATTTGTTGCCAAACGAAAGAGAAAACAAAATCAAAACTCAAAAGACGAGGGTTGA
- the purF gene encoding amidophosphoribosyltransferase, which produces MILQSDKPKEECAIFGIYNSKEAANFTYLGLYSMQHRGQESSGIVTTDGSHLYRYANMGLVANIFTQPKIKELIGDAAIGHNRYSTTGASFLRNAQPIRVESHLGPVALAHNGNLVNSWDIRNRLERDGSIFQTTIDSEVIVHLMAKSHKTDLLEALCESLAQVRGAYSLLVLTPRYLIAVRDPNGFRPLVMGKRSDGAIVFASETCAFDITETEYVRDVEPGEMVVIDHTGMRSLYPFPKAKPSLCIFEYIYFARPDSYIFEESVYKVRKSLGRQLARVMPVEADVIIPVPDSANIAALGYSEESGIPYQSGLVRSHYIGRTFIEPDQKIRDFGAKIKYNVVKEVVNGKRVVIIDDSVMRGTTSRKIIKMIRNAGAKEIHFRVSAPPTVSPCYYGIDIPTHKELIASTHSIDEIQKYLRVDSLAYLTLDTMHKAVEGHKGGGFCDACFTSNYPVEFQDHAGNQKSLFTEYATEE; this is translated from the coding sequence ATGATTCTCCAATCTGACAAACCAAAAGAAGAATGTGCCATATTCGGCATCTACAATAGCAAGGAAGCTGCTAATTTTACCTACCTAGGTTTGTACTCGATGCAACACCGAGGTCAGGAGTCCAGTGGGATCGTCACAACGGATGGTTCCCACTTATACCGGTATGCCAACATGGGCCTTGTGGCAAATATCTTCACTCAACCGAAGATCAAAGAGCTCATTGGGGATGCGGCCATTGGCCACAACCGGTATTCCACAACGGGAGCGAGTTTTCTCCGGAACGCTCAACCCATCCGAGTGGAATCCCACTTAGGTCCTGTGGCTCTCGCCCACAATGGAAACCTGGTGAACTCCTGGGATATTAGAAATCGCCTCGAAAGAGACGGATCTATTTTCCAAACCACCATCGATTCGGAAGTCATTGTCCACCTTATGGCAAAAAGCCATAAAACAGATCTTCTTGAAGCACTCTGTGAATCCCTAGCGCAAGTTCGGGGTGCCTACTCTCTGTTAGTTTTAACTCCTAGATACCTAATTGCTGTTCGGGATCCCAATGGTTTCCGACCACTCGTGATGGGGAAACGTTCGGATGGAGCCATTGTGTTCGCATCTGAAACCTGTGCTTTTGACATCACAGAAACGGAATACGTAAGAGATGTGGAACCGGGAGAGATGGTTGTTATCGATCATACCGGTATGCGTTCTCTCTATCCGTTTCCAAAAGCAAAACCAAGCCTTTGTATTTTTGAATACATTTACTTTGCAAGACCTGATTCTTATATTTTTGAAGAATCAGTTTATAAAGTGAGAAAATCTCTCGGTCGCCAACTGGCACGTGTTATGCCCGTAGAGGCTGATGTAATCATTCCAGTTCCAGATTCTGCAAACATTGCGGCCTTGGGTTATAGTGAAGAGTCAGGGATTCCTTACCAAAGTGGTCTTGTTCGTTCTCATTATATTGGTCGTACCTTCATTGAACCGGATCAAAAAATTCGGGACTTTGGAGCCAAAATCAAATACAATGTGGTGAAAGAAGTGGTAAACGGGAAACGAGTGGTCATCATTGATGACTCGGTCATGCGAGGAACTACAAGCCGCAAAATCATCAAAATGATTCGTAATGCTGGTGCTAAAGAAATTCATTTCCGAGTTTCCGCACCACCAACGGTATCTCCATGTTACTATGGAATTGATATTCCTACTCATAAAGAGCTCATTGCATCCACACATAGTATTGATGAAATTCAAAAGTATCTTCGCGTGGATTCCCTTGCTTATTTAACATTGGATACAATGCACAAAGCAGTGGAAGGGCACAAGGGTGGTGGGTTTTGTGATGCTTGTTTTACATCCAATTACCCAGTGGAATTCCAAGACCATGCAGGAAACCAAAAGTCTCTATTTACGGAATACGCAACGGAAGAGTAA
- the queD gene encoding 6-carboxytetrahydropterin synthase QueD, with protein sequence MEEIELSKTFGFEAAHFLPNVPEGHKCKRMHGHSFRFAVYLKGEIDPHTGWIMDFGELKSIVKPILDEHLDHYVLNDVPGLENPTSENIAVWLWNQLKPKLPLLDKITLYETCTSSCVYRGPKK encoded by the coding sequence ATGGAAGAGATTGAACTTTCCAAAACCTTTGGTTTTGAAGCCGCACATTTTTTACCAAATGTTCCCGAAGGCCATAAATGTAAAAGAATGCACGGCCACAGTTTTCGTTTTGCAGTGTATCTCAAAGGAGAAATTGATCCACATACTGGTTGGATCATGGACTTCGGCGAATTAAAATCCATCGTAAAACCAATCTTAGACGAACATTTGGATCATTATGTTTTGAATGATGTTCCAGGACTTGAAAACCCAACGAGCGAAAACATTGCCGTTTGGCTTTGGAACCAACTAAAACCCAAATTACCTTTACTGGATAAAATCACTTTGTACGAAACTTGCACTAGTTCTTGTGTGTACAGAGGGCCAAAAAAATAA